The genomic interval AGACGCGGCCCAACGCCAGGGTCAGCCCGACGGTGACCAGGGCCAGGGCGGCACCAGCGACCACAGAGCGTTGGCTGATGGAAGCGGCCAGGGCGACCAATGGGTCCAGCATGAAGGGCACCCGCAGAGGCGTCCCGGGGAAGGCCCTCGCCGCCGACAGCACGAACAGCACCAGGAAGGCGCCGAATGCCGCTCCCTGCACCACCCCCCGTACCCAGCGTCTCCTCATCCATCCCCCCCAGACTGGCCACGGAGGCACGAAGACACAGAGATGGAACACGCCGTCAGAAAGAGTGCTGTGGCGGTGAGGCTGAGCCGGCCCCGCCCGACTGAGTGCTCCTGTGCCCTTTCGCCTTGTGTTCTCTGTGGCTCTGTGGCTATGCCTCTATCTCCGCGATCTCGACCGAATCCAGGTCCCGCGTACCCAGGCCCATCTCCGCCGCGTACTTGATGTAGGCCACCTTGTCGGTGTCGGCGAAGGGGAAGAACCGGGTGGTGTAGGCATCCACAGCCACCAGGTCCGGGCTGGCGATGACCGTGTTCATCTGCTGCACGTCTTCCAGTCGTCCGCCGGAGGGGCCGTGGGCCGTCAGGATGCGCACGGCATCCATGATGGTCAGCGCCGGATGGAACAGCGCCACCAGGTCGGCGATACGCTGATGCAGGTTGGTGTGGATTAGAGGGCGGTTCTCGATCAAGCCCATGAGGTTCTTTGCCCCTAGGGTGAGGGTAGCGATGCCGTGATGCTTGGCGATGGGCACGTTTATGAGCACGTCGGCCTCCAGAGCGTCGGTGTAGACCACCCAGCGCCGGATGTCGCGGCTCACGTCGGGGAAGTCCACCTCGGCGTACTTCACCTGTGCCATTAGCTCCATCTCGCCGCCAGCCCGCTCCACCGCCTCCTGGATACCGCTGACGACGTAGGCGTCCTTGGCCGATCCCCCGAAGGGGTAGTCCATTACCCGCACCCGACCTGCCCCCGCTTCCCGGACCATCCGGACGATGGTGGCGACCACTTCGGGGTTGGTGGTAGCGGCGTACTCGGGCCCGTGGTAAGCGACGCAGATGTTTGGCTTGACGATCACGTCATCACCCGGTTTGACGAAGCGGCCCATGCCGCCCAGGGCGGTCACAGCCGCCTCGGTGATGGCCGCGGGCGAGTCGCCTCTAGCGACGACCAGGTAGGGTGTGCCTTCGCGGGCCGGGGTCACCAACGTGGGCCCTCGCGGCTGCGCCGCGGTAGCCTCCGGGGAGGGGGTGGTCATGCGGCCCGGCACCATTCTGGGCGTCACCGACGGTGTGGCCGCCGGTTCTGGTTCGCCAGTGGCCAGGCGCACGTCCTGTCCGCCGCAGGCGGAAAGCGCCAGCGCGGCTATCCCCCAGTTCAGCACTGCCTTTCTGCGGGTCAACTTCTTCATTCTTCACTCACTCGCTGGCGAGGGCGAAGCCCCACCTCACTAGGCAAATCGTTCCTCTCTCCAGGGATCGGCATGGTTGTGATAGCCCCGGGTCTCCCAATAGCCAGGCTCGTCCACCAGCTCGAAGCGAATGCGGTTGAGGAACTTGCAGCTCTTCCACCCGTATAGGTAGGGTACCACGGCGCGCACCGGTCCTCCGTGGGGGAGGGGCAGCTCGTCCCCTTCGAGGGTATCCGCCAGCAGAATCTCCTCCCGGCGGGCCTCTTCATAGACCAAGTTGGTAGTGTAGCCGTCCCTCCCCTCCAGGATGACGGCCACCACGTCCTCACGCGGGCGCACCATCCGCATGATCTCCTGCAGCAAGACCCCCTCCCAGGACACGTTCTCCTTGGTCCAGCCGGTGACGCAGCTGAAGTGCCACGTGCGTTGCACCCGAGGGAGAGCCTGGAACTGCTCCCAAGTCAACGTCACTGGGTCCTCCACCGTCCCTCGGACGTCCAGGTACCACTCCTCCAGGGAGACCTGAGGCCGGTACCCCAGGTCGAGCACCGGAAAGCGACTGATGACCCTCTGGCCGGGCGGCACGACCGACCGGTCCGGCGTAGGTGTTGCT from Anaerolineae bacterium carries:
- a CDS encoding molybdopterin-dependent oxidoreductase, with the translated sequence MKVSRRRMLRRTGSYVSAALLASLAAACGSAEPVRTPTLAPTATRTPPAVDTTEAPTSTPAPQPTLEATPTPDRSVVPPGQRVISRFPVLDLGYRPQVSLEEWYLDVRGTVEDPVTLTWEQFQALPRVQRTWHFSCVTGWTKENVSWEGVLLQEIMRMVRPREDVVAVILEGRDGYTTNLVYEEARREEILLADTLEGDELPLPHGGPVRAVVPYLYGWKSCKFLNRIRFELVDEPGYWETRGYHNHADPWREERFA
- a CDS encoding DUF362 domain-containing protein, whose translation is MKKLTRRKAVLNWGIAALALSACGGQDVRLATGEPEPAATPSVTPRMVPGRMTTPSPEATAAQPRGPTLVTPAREGTPYLVVARGDSPAAITEAAVTALGGMGRFVKPGDDVIVKPNICVAYHGPEYAATTNPEVVATIVRMVREAGAGRVRVMDYPFGGSAKDAYVVSGIQEAVERAGGEMELMAQVKYAEVDFPDVSRDIRRWVVYTDALEADVLINVPIAKHHGIATLTLGAKNLMGLIENRPLIHTNLHQRIADLVALFHPALTIMDAVRILTAHGPSGGRLEDVQQMNTVIASPDLVAVDAYTTRFFPFADTDKVAYIKYAAEMGLGTRDLDSVEIAEIEA